Genomic segment of Myxococcus stipitatus:
GATTTCCTCAGAGGGGACGGGCATGACGACGGGGAGGAGGCCCGCGCTGCTGGCGGCGAGCACGTTGCTCACCAGTCCACCGATGATGCCGCCCGTCACGCCGCCCGTCATGCCGCCTGGAGTCTTGGGGGCGTGGGACGAGGCGTCTTCGAGCGCGGCGGTGCTGGGAGGGTCCTCGTCCGGGAGGGGCGTCGCGGGGGGAGGCTGGGTGATGGGGCGCGGGAGCGGGAAGGGCCGCGCGCGCGCGGCGGTGGCGCGATGAGGCCCGGAGGAGGAGGTGACGGCGGCGGCCCCGGCGGGGGGCGGTGGCGCGGTGGCGAGCAGGTGGAGGACGAGGGCGACGTCCTCGGGGGCGGTGTCAGCGGTGGAGCGCGAGGCGCCTTGCCAGCAGGCGTTCAGGCCGACGAGCAGGAGGACATGGAGCGCGACGATGAGCGGGACGACGCCGCAGGCGCGCGTCAGGTTCCTGGCGTCATGGGCACGCGCGTGGAGGATGGAACTGAAAATCCTCGGCTCGGCGGAGCCGTCCTTTGGTCGTGTGTCTGGCATTCCCCACCCCGTGCGCCCGCCGTGACAAGGGTCTCGCGGGACGCCCCACCCACCCGTGAAGGTGTTAGTGGCGGCAATGACATCCGGGAAGGGTTTATAGCCCGAGGGGCCGTGCGGCGATGCTCAGTGCGCGAAATGGTTGTCGGGTGGGAGGCATCAAGGACTCCACGCCTGCACGTGGCCCTCCTGCGTGACGGTGTGAAGCGAGCGTTCGGTCTGCCCGGTGGCCTCATTCCGCGTGTGGTGGACGATGAGGGGCGCCACGGGGGCTTCGGGCAGGGCCTCGCGCAGCTTCGCGAGCGCGGCCTCGGGGCTCGCGGCCTCGAGGGTGAACACCGTCGCGTGGCCGGTGAGGCTGGAGTGGAGGAGGAGCTGGAGGTCCTCGGTGGTGCGAGGCTCGT
This window contains:
- a CDS encoding TonB family protein gives rise to the protein MPDTRPKDGSAEPRIFSSILHARAHDARNLTRACGVVPLIVALHVLLLVGLNACWQGASRSTADTAPEDVALVLHLLATAPPPPAGAAAVTSSSGPHRATAARARPFPLPRPITQPPPATPLPDEDPPSTAALEDASSHAPKTPGGMTGGVTGGIIGGLVSNVLAASSAGLLPVVMPVPSEEITGHEKDYLRTMFRDRFADLPYPEAAEAAGIEGIVPLRITVGAQGQLLGLALAGACPHALLCDAAMKAVREEAPFPPPPPALGARISVVLPFRYRIIR